In Plodia interpunctella isolate USDA-ARS_2022_Savannah chromosome 1, ilPloInte3.2, whole genome shotgun sequence, one DNA window encodes the following:
- the LOC128673559 gene encoding SUN domain-containing ossification factor isoform X1, translating into MKGGLCVIYTSLLTISVISSCALFILVVSDVLQGEGDANVNVDLSGLHNVSQKVAGVGQNEPVAGPDGRQVAPEENKGFQDNEMTFAETLSLNSVTTDGLPNIGQPPLLISLTENSKLELKSPDELLFANDSEQHNDSKTFIIVEKNAADDQKDKQTVEDKESTEPRLVVKAIPMHETRQTDDAFQTPSPITEESLTESQIEEQTEEKENIQIKSETPQEDIPSFSEWAQKQLAEAEKKDTVLNHSSQPSHSNTNISNKSTKLRSKNYASPACGAKIVAVNPEAGSASSILSPNRDEYMLNTCNSRIWFVVELCEAVQAQKIEIANFELFSSTPKDIAVYFSDRFPTRDWASVGHFTAKEMRDVQSFDLFPHLFGKFIKVEMLSHHGSEHYCPISLFKVYGTSEFEVLEKESSQHAALIDDDEDDDAIDIPDLPIVETEPSKNLFGSARDAVMSIMKKAAQALVKTEVPKNVSCEHNDTSSVGNVYKRCCSPSHIIVCDNCSETLYNEVYELISCSSDKLVTLVRQVFLRETLKCTGLCQPYGLDFKSTKTIEFSEERVAYMNAIFPRKYLAALCNILAIKEKKVVLNTSFETELNATSNITVDESPLNVNSETNTEQDVKLMLDKNNGSSEDKSTETVQHEDKAISTEQIEIVNTAESPKDENDKIDEKKEEPDLVLDEKLKPVEQPAEVATTDNDKPVDANVEGEIKETIPKSDGKNGKIEATTEKLKEMAGIGGDELNDQIMIDNENFMSELDQMAVDPTPAGTLASQKENQAQTTFQKESVFLRLSNRVKTLERNMSLSGQYLEELSRRYKKQVEEMQKTFEKTVAQMTEERRKSNEREQKYLEQIAALHDQLQHMASTMTLLIDERDSWFGNITFFKFIVFQIIIITAALYYIKATRKPQAVLIPVPKKCKKKIDKLRRKSVEGVSGHATPSAKKRRPSEEALQIARQSMESMEEDDQGEWKVARRNRRRKTSIIHRNAEAERNWNRQDSIGKLQENPIPLDEEEFYAPVPEPKEFENVETKKEQPKTNGSFFNNLKNKTMKTRRLSSPAFLRTFSRQSSRSSRSPLALHNGDVDKKAASESPTGSLWSESTEISQNGHPDNESGGKKKKSLKNILKKVF; encoded by the exons GTTACCTAACATAGGACAACCTCCATTACTCATCTCTCTAACTGAGAATTCCAAATTGGAATTGAAGAGTCCTGACGAGTTGTTGTTCGCCAACGATTCGGAGCAGCACAATGATTCGAAAACGTTCAtaatagtagaaaaaaatgcGGCAGACGACCAGAAAGACAAGCAAACGGTCGAAGATAAAGAATCAACGGAGCCACGGCTCGTAGTTAAAGCGATACCCATGCACGAAACCAGACAAACGGACGATGCATTTCAAACTCCTAGTCCCATTACAGAAGAAAGCTTAACAGAATCTCAAATAGAGGAGCAAACAgaagaaaaggaaaatattcaaataaaatcagaaACCCCACAAGAAGATATACCCTCGTTCTCAGAGTGGGCACAGAAACAATTGGCGGAGGCCGAGAAAAAAGACACAGTACTCAATCACTCGAGTCAACCTAGTCATAGCAATACAAATATTAGCAATAAAAGTACTAAGTTACGGTCCAAGAACTACGCATCGCCAGCGTGTGGAGCGAAGATAGTTGCCGTCAATCCTGAAGCTGGGTCAGCCAGTTCGATACTGTCTCCTAACAGAGACGAATATATGCTCAATACGTGCAACAGCCGCATCTGGTTCGTGGTAGAGCTGTGCGAGGCTGTCCAAGCTCAAAAAATCGAAATCGCCAACTTCGAGTTGTTCTCCTCCACTCCCAAAGACATCGCTGTGTACTTCAGCGATCGGTTCCCGACGAGGGACTGGGCTAGCGTAGGTCACTTTACCGCCAAAGAAATGAGAGATGTGCAGAGTTTCGATTTGTTCCCACACTTGTTCGGAAAATTTATCAAAGTAGAGATGCTGTCGCATCACGGTTCCGAGCACTACTGTCCAATATCGCTGTTCAAAGTATACGGCACGTCAGAGTTTGAAGTTCTTGAAAAAGAGAGCTCGCAACATGCCGCTCTCAtagatgatgatgaagatgaCGACGCCATCGACATCCCGGATCTACCTATTGTAGAAACAGAGCCTTCAAAAAACTTATTCGGTTCCGCGAGAGACGCGGTCATGTCTATAATGAAGAAGGCTGCACAAGCGCTTGTTAAAACTGAAGTTCCTAAAAATGTGTCCTGTGAACATAACGATACGTCGTCTGTAGGAAACGTGTACAAACGGTGTTGCTCTCCAAGCCATATTATTGTGTGTGATAATTGCAGTGAAACCCTTTACAATGAAGTTTATGAACTTATTAGCTGTAGCTCGGACAAATTAGTAACTTTAGTGCGTCAAGTGTTCCTCCGAGAGACATTGAAGTGTACAGGGCTATGTCAACCCTACGGTCTAGActttaaaagtacaaaaacgATCGAGTTTAGTGAAGAGCGTGTTGCTTATATGAACGCTATATTTCCAAGAAAGTATTTAGCCgctttatgtaatattttagcaattaaagaaaaaaaggttGTATTAAATACAAGTTTCGAAACCGAACTAAATGCCACAAGTAATATAACTGTCGACGAATCGCCTCTTAATGTTAATAGTGAAACAAATACAGAACAAGATGTTAAATTGATGTTGGACAAAAATAATGGCTCTAGTGAGGATAAATCTACTGAAACTGTCCAACACGAAGACAAGGCAATTTCTACTgaacaaattgaaattgtcAATACAGCTGAATCGCCAAAAGacgaaaatgataaaatagatGAGAAAAAAGAAGAACCTGATCTAGTATTAGATGAAAAGCTTAAGCCAGTTGAGCAGCCAGCAGAGGTCGCGACAACGGACAATGATAAGCCAGTAGATGCAAACGTGGAGGGAGAAATCAAAGAAACTATACCAAAAAGTGATGGGAAAAATGGTAAAATTGAAGCTACTACTGAAAAGCTTAAAGAAATGGCTGGCATTGGCGGCGACGAGTTGAATGATCAGATAATGAttgataatgaaaattttatgtcCGAGTTGGACCAGATGGCAGTGGACCCGACGCCGGCCGGTACACTGGCGTCACAGAAGGAGAACCAAGCTCAGACAACTTTCCAAAAAGAATCTGTATTTCTGAGGTTGTCAAACAGGGTTAAG ACACTAGAGAGGAACATGTCCTTATCGGGACAGTACCTCGAGGAGCTGAGCAGGCGATACAAGAAGCAGGTGGAAGAAATGCAGAAGACCTTCGAAAAGACAGTCGCCCAAATGACGGAGGAACGGCGCAAAAGCAACGAGCGAGAACAGAAGTACTTAGAGCAAATAGCCGCTTTACACGACCAATTGCAACATATGGCTTCTACTATGACCCTTCTAATTGACGAACGCGACAGCTGGTTCGGCAACATCACATTCTTCAAATTCAtcgtatttcaaattattataatcactGCGGCATTGTATTACATTAAGGCGACGCGCAAACCTCAAGCTGTACTTATACCTGTACCTAAAAagtgtaaaaagaaaattgacaaGTTGAGACGCAAATCTGTTGAAGGCGTAAGCGGACATGCAACTCCATCAGCTAAAAAGCGGAGGCCGAGCGAGGAAGCGCTCCAAATAGCGAGACAATCCATGGAGAGCATGGAAGAAGACGACCAAGGCGAGTGGAAAGTCGCCAGGAGGAACAGACGGAGGAAAACCTCGATAATACACAGAAACGCCGAAGCAGAGAGAAATTGGAACCGGCAAGACAGCATTGGCAAACTACAAGAAAACCCCATACCGTTGGACGAAGAAGAGTTTTACGCTCCAGTGCCCGAACCGAAGGAGTTTGAAAatgttgaaacaaaaaaagaacagCCAAAAACGAACGGAtcgttttttaataatttaaaaaataaaacaatgaagaCGCGTCGGCTGTCGTCGCCCGCTTTCTTGAGGACTTTCAGCAGACAGAGCAGCCGCAGCAGCCGCAGCCCGCTGGCGCTCCACAACGGGGACGTCGACAAGAAAGCTGCCTCCGAGTCTCCGACCGGCAGCCTCTGGTCGGAGTCCACAGAAATATCGCAAAACGGCCACCCGGACAACGAAAGTGGCggcaaaaagaagaaaagcctcaagaatatattgaaaaaagtgTTTTAA
- the LOC128673559 gene encoding SUN domain-containing ossification factor isoform X2, whose protein sequence is MSPPRALLAALLVFQLLSYGGHQGLTKIFYTLPNIGQPPLLISLTENSKLELKSPDELLFANDSEQHNDSKTFIIVEKNAADDQKDKQTVEDKESTEPRLVVKAIPMHETRQTDDAFQTPSPITEESLTESQIEEQTEEKENIQIKSETPQEDIPSFSEWAQKQLAEAEKKDTVLNHSSQPSHSNTNISNKSTKLRSKNYASPACGAKIVAVNPEAGSASSILSPNRDEYMLNTCNSRIWFVVELCEAVQAQKIEIANFELFSSTPKDIAVYFSDRFPTRDWASVGHFTAKEMRDVQSFDLFPHLFGKFIKVEMLSHHGSEHYCPISLFKVYGTSEFEVLEKESSQHAALIDDDEDDDAIDIPDLPIVETEPSKNLFGSARDAVMSIMKKAAQALVKTEVPKNVSCEHNDTSSVGNVYKRCCSPSHIIVCDNCSETLYNEVYELISCSSDKLVTLVRQVFLRETLKCTGLCQPYGLDFKSTKTIEFSEERVAYMNAIFPRKYLAALCNILAIKEKKVVLNTSFETELNATSNITVDESPLNVNSETNTEQDVKLMLDKNNGSSEDKSTETVQHEDKAISTEQIEIVNTAESPKDENDKIDEKKEEPDLVLDEKLKPVEQPAEVATTDNDKPVDANVEGEIKETIPKSDGKNGKIEATTEKLKEMAGIGGDELNDQIMIDNENFMSELDQMAVDPTPAGTLASQKENQAQTTFQKESVFLRLSNRVKTLERNMSLSGQYLEELSRRYKKQVEEMQKTFEKTVAQMTEERRKSNEREQKYLEQIAALHDQLQHMASTMTLLIDERDSWFGNITFFKFIVFQIIIITAALYYIKATRKPQAVLIPVPKKCKKKIDKLRRKSVEGVSGHATPSAKKRRPSEEALQIARQSMESMEEDDQGEWKVARRNRRRKTSIIHRNAEAERNWNRQDSIGKLQENPIPLDEEEFYAPVPEPKEFENVETKKEQPKTNGSFFNNLKNKTMKTRRLSSPAFLRTFSRQSSRSSRSPLALHNGDVDKKAASESPTGSLWSESTEISQNGHPDNESGGKKKKSLKNILKKVF, encoded by the exons ATGTCGCCGCCGCGGGCGCTGCTTGCGGCGCTGCTCGTCTTCCAACTTCTGTCGTACGGTGGCCACCAAGGACTCACCAAGATATTTTACac GTTACCTAACATAGGACAACCTCCATTACTCATCTCTCTAACTGAGAATTCCAAATTGGAATTGAAGAGTCCTGACGAGTTGTTGTTCGCCAACGATTCGGAGCAGCACAATGATTCGAAAACGTTCAtaatagtagaaaaaaatgcGGCAGACGACCAGAAAGACAAGCAAACGGTCGAAGATAAAGAATCAACGGAGCCACGGCTCGTAGTTAAAGCGATACCCATGCACGAAACCAGACAAACGGACGATGCATTTCAAACTCCTAGTCCCATTACAGAAGAAAGCTTAACAGAATCTCAAATAGAGGAGCAAACAgaagaaaaggaaaatattcaaataaaatcagaaACCCCACAAGAAGATATACCCTCGTTCTCAGAGTGGGCACAGAAACAATTGGCGGAGGCCGAGAAAAAAGACACAGTACTCAATCACTCGAGTCAACCTAGTCATAGCAATACAAATATTAGCAATAAAAGTACTAAGTTACGGTCCAAGAACTACGCATCGCCAGCGTGTGGAGCGAAGATAGTTGCCGTCAATCCTGAAGCTGGGTCAGCCAGTTCGATACTGTCTCCTAACAGAGACGAATATATGCTCAATACGTGCAACAGCCGCATCTGGTTCGTGGTAGAGCTGTGCGAGGCTGTCCAAGCTCAAAAAATCGAAATCGCCAACTTCGAGTTGTTCTCCTCCACTCCCAAAGACATCGCTGTGTACTTCAGCGATCGGTTCCCGACGAGGGACTGGGCTAGCGTAGGTCACTTTACCGCCAAAGAAATGAGAGATGTGCAGAGTTTCGATTTGTTCCCACACTTGTTCGGAAAATTTATCAAAGTAGAGATGCTGTCGCATCACGGTTCCGAGCACTACTGTCCAATATCGCTGTTCAAAGTATACGGCACGTCAGAGTTTGAAGTTCTTGAAAAAGAGAGCTCGCAACATGCCGCTCTCAtagatgatgatgaagatgaCGACGCCATCGACATCCCGGATCTACCTATTGTAGAAACAGAGCCTTCAAAAAACTTATTCGGTTCCGCGAGAGACGCGGTCATGTCTATAATGAAGAAGGCTGCACAAGCGCTTGTTAAAACTGAAGTTCCTAAAAATGTGTCCTGTGAACATAACGATACGTCGTCTGTAGGAAACGTGTACAAACGGTGTTGCTCTCCAAGCCATATTATTGTGTGTGATAATTGCAGTGAAACCCTTTACAATGAAGTTTATGAACTTATTAGCTGTAGCTCGGACAAATTAGTAACTTTAGTGCGTCAAGTGTTCCTCCGAGAGACATTGAAGTGTACAGGGCTATGTCAACCCTACGGTCTAGActttaaaagtacaaaaacgATCGAGTTTAGTGAAGAGCGTGTTGCTTATATGAACGCTATATTTCCAAGAAAGTATTTAGCCgctttatgtaatattttagcaattaaagaaaaaaaggttGTATTAAATACAAGTTTCGAAACCGAACTAAATGCCACAAGTAATATAACTGTCGACGAATCGCCTCTTAATGTTAATAGTGAAACAAATACAGAACAAGATGTTAAATTGATGTTGGACAAAAATAATGGCTCTAGTGAGGATAAATCTACTGAAACTGTCCAACACGAAGACAAGGCAATTTCTACTgaacaaattgaaattgtcAATACAGCTGAATCGCCAAAAGacgaaaatgataaaatagatGAGAAAAAAGAAGAACCTGATCTAGTATTAGATGAAAAGCTTAAGCCAGTTGAGCAGCCAGCAGAGGTCGCGACAACGGACAATGATAAGCCAGTAGATGCAAACGTGGAGGGAGAAATCAAAGAAACTATACCAAAAAGTGATGGGAAAAATGGTAAAATTGAAGCTACTACTGAAAAGCTTAAAGAAATGGCTGGCATTGGCGGCGACGAGTTGAATGATCAGATAATGAttgataatgaaaattttatgtcCGAGTTGGACCAGATGGCAGTGGACCCGACGCCGGCCGGTACACTGGCGTCACAGAAGGAGAACCAAGCTCAGACAACTTTCCAAAAAGAATCTGTATTTCTGAGGTTGTCAAACAGGGTTAAG ACACTAGAGAGGAACATGTCCTTATCGGGACAGTACCTCGAGGAGCTGAGCAGGCGATACAAGAAGCAGGTGGAAGAAATGCAGAAGACCTTCGAAAAGACAGTCGCCCAAATGACGGAGGAACGGCGCAAAAGCAACGAGCGAGAACAGAAGTACTTAGAGCAAATAGCCGCTTTACACGACCAATTGCAACATATGGCTTCTACTATGACCCTTCTAATTGACGAACGCGACAGCTGGTTCGGCAACATCACATTCTTCAAATTCAtcgtatttcaaattattataatcactGCGGCATTGTATTACATTAAGGCGACGCGCAAACCTCAAGCTGTACTTATACCTGTACCTAAAAagtgtaaaaagaaaattgacaaGTTGAGACGCAAATCTGTTGAAGGCGTAAGCGGACATGCAACTCCATCAGCTAAAAAGCGGAGGCCGAGCGAGGAAGCGCTCCAAATAGCGAGACAATCCATGGAGAGCATGGAAGAAGACGACCAAGGCGAGTGGAAAGTCGCCAGGAGGAACAGACGGAGGAAAACCTCGATAATACACAGAAACGCCGAAGCAGAGAGAAATTGGAACCGGCAAGACAGCATTGGCAAACTACAAGAAAACCCCATACCGTTGGACGAAGAAGAGTTTTACGCTCCAGTGCCCGAACCGAAGGAGTTTGAAAatgttgaaacaaaaaaagaacagCCAAAAACGAACGGAtcgttttttaataatttaaaaaataaaacaatgaagaCGCGTCGGCTGTCGTCGCCCGCTTTCTTGAGGACTTTCAGCAGACAGAGCAGCCGCAGCAGCCGCAGCCCGCTGGCGCTCCACAACGGGGACGTCGACAAGAAAGCTGCCTCCGAGTCTCCGACCGGCAGCCTCTGGTCGGAGTCCACAGAAATATCGCAAAACGGCCACCCGGACAACGAAAGTGGCggcaaaaagaagaaaagcctcaagaatatattgaaaaaagtgTTTTAA